One window of the Equus asinus isolate D_3611 breed Donkey chromosome 28, EquAss-T2T_v2, whole genome shotgun sequence genome contains the following:
- the SNAI3 gene encoding zinc finger protein SNAI3: MPRSFLVKTHLGHRVPNYGRLETQRETDGSCAACGGLVVPLLLPDKAAPATPAGPARPWDCTSVVARISLPLPLNREARGVSGPDPLEVSWAESRAGWAPSVPLKDSLNHLNLPPLLVLPTRWPPILGPHGDQAPDRLLGAERGPRPSGGFQCSHCLKPYHTPAGLARHRQLHCHVQAPRCFTCKYCDKEYASPGALKMHVRTHTLPCVCTLCGKAFSRPWLLQGHIRTHTGEKPYACSHCSRAFADRSNLRAHLQTHSDTKKYQCKSCAKTFSRMSLLARHAESGCCPGS; this comes from the exons ATGCCGCGCTCCTTCCTGGTGAAAACGCACCTCGGCCACAGGGTCCCCAACTACGGGCggctggagacccagagag AAACCGATGGCTCCTGCGCCGCCTGCGGGGGGCTGGTGGTGCCCCTACTCCTCCCAGACAAGGCAGCCCCTGCCACGCCTGCTGGCCCCGCCCGGCCCTGGGACTGCACCTCTGTCGTCGCTCGcatctccctgcccctcccactgaACAGGGAAGCTCGGGGGGTCTCTGGGCCAGACCCCCTGGAAGTCAGCTGGGCAGAGTCTCGGGCTGGCTGGGCCCCCAGTGTACCCCTCAAAGACAGCCTGAACCACCTCAACCTTCCCCCGCTGCTGGTTCTGCCCACACGGTGGCCCCCGATCCTGGGCCCACATGGGGACCAGGCTCCAGACAGACTGCTGGGGGCTGAGCGGGGCCCCCGCCCCTCAGGGGGCTTCCAGTGCTCCCACTGCCTCAAGCCTTACCACACGCCGGCCGGGCTGGCCAGGCACCGGCAGCTGCACTGCCACGTTCAGGCCCCGCGCTGCTTCACCTGCAAGTACTGCGACAAGGAATACGCCAGCCCGGGTGCCCTCAAGATGCACGTCCGCACGCACACGCTGCCCTGTGTCTGCACCCTCTGCGGCAAGGCCTTCTCCAGGCCCTGGCTGCTGCAGGGCCACATCCGGACCCACACAG GGGAGAAGCCGTATGCCTGCTCTCACTGCAGCAGGGCCTTCGCCGACCGCTCCAACCTCCGGGCCCACCTGCAGACACACTCCGACACCAAGAAATACCAATGCAAGAGCTGCGCCAAGACCTTCTCCCGCATGTCGCTCCTGGCGCGCCACGCGGAGTCGGGCTGCTGCCCCGGGTCCTGA
- the MVD gene encoding diphosphomevalonate decarboxylase isoform X2, whose amino-acid sequence MASEKPLVAVTCTAPVNIAVIKYWGKRDEELILPINSSLSVTLHQDQLKTTTTAAISKDFTEDRIWLNGREEDVGQPRLQACLREIRRLARKRRSAGDEDPLPLSLSYKVHVASVNNFPTAAGLASSAAGYACLAYTLAQVYGVEGDLSEVARRGSGSACRSLYGGFVEWQMGQRADGKDSVARQVAPESHWPELRVLILVVSAEKKLTGSTVGMQTSVETSPLLRFRAEALVPARMAEMARCVMERDFQAFGQLTMKDSNQFHATCLDTFPPISYLNDTSRRIIHLVHRFNAHHGQAKVAYTFDAGPNAVIFTLDDTMAEFVAAVRHSFPPESNGDKFLKGLPVRPALLSDELKAALGMEPTPGGIKYIIATQVGPGPQVLDDPHAHLLGPDGLPKPAA is encoded by the exons ATGGCGTCGGAGAAGCCGCTGGTGGCCGTGACCTGCACCGCGCCGGTCAACATCGCGGTCATCAAATACT GGGGAAAGCGAGATGAGGAGCTGATCTTGCCCATCAACTCCTCTCTGAGTGTCACTTTGCACCAGGACCAG TTAAAAACCACCACGACGGCTGCCATCAGCAAGGACTTCACCGAGGACCGGATTTGGCTGAATGGCCGGGAGGAGGATGTGGGGCAGCCACGCCTGCAGGCCTGCCTGAGGGAGA TTCGCCGCCTGGCCCGGAAGCGGAGGAGCGCTGGTGACGAGGACCCGCTGCCCCTCAGCCTCAGCTACAAGGTGCACGTCGCGTCGGTGAACAACTTCCCCACGGCTGCAGGCCTGGCCTCCTCAGCAGCCGGCTATGCCTGCCTAG CCTACACCCTGGCCCAGGTCTACGGGGTCGAGGGCGACCTCTCAGAAGTGGCTCGCCGGGGCTCGGGCAGCGCCTGCCGCAGCCTGTACGGCGGCTTCGTGGAGTGGCAGATGGGGCAGCGGGCCGACGGGAAGGACAGCGTCGCCCGGCAGGTGGCCCCTGAGTCGCACTGGCCCGAACTCCGAGTCCTCATTCTCGTG GTGAGTGCCGAGAAGAAGCTGACGGGCAGCACGGTGGGCATGCAGACCAGCGTGGAGACCAGCCCCCTGCTCCGG TTCCGGGCCGAGGCGCTGGTGCCAGCGCGCATGGCGGAGATGGCCCGCTGCGTCATGGAGCGGGACTTCCAGGCCTTCGGCCAGCTGACCATGAAGGACAGCAACCAGTTCCACGCCACCTGTCTGGACACCTTCCCACCCATCTCTTACCTCAACGACACCTCCAGGCGCATCATCCACCTGGTGCACCGCTTCAATGCCCACCACGGGCAGGCCAAG GTGGCATACACGTTTGACGCGGGCCCCAACGCCGTGATCTTCACCCTGGACGATACCATGGCTGAGTTTGTGGCTGCTGTGAGGCACAGCTTCCCCCCTGAGTCGAATGGAGACAA GTTTCTGAAGGGGCTGCCCGTGAGGCCTGCCCTGCTCTCAGACGAGCTGAAAGCTGCGCTGGGCATGGAGCCTACCCCCGGCGGCATCAAATACATCATCGCCACTCAG GTGGGGCCCGGGCCTCAAGTCCTGGACGACCCCCACGCTCACCTCCTGGGCCCCGACGGCTTACCAAAGCCAGCTGCTTGA
- the MVD gene encoding diphosphomevalonate decarboxylase isoform X1 — protein MASEKPLVAVTCTAPVNIAVIKYWGKRDEELILPINSSLSVTLHQDQLKTTTTAAISKDFTEDRIWLNGREEDVGQPRLQACLREIRRLARKRRSAGDEDPLPLSLSYKVHVASVNNFPTAAGLASSAAGYACLAYTLAQVYGVEGDLSEVARRGSGSACRSLYGGFVEWQMGQRADGKDSVARQVAPESHWPELRVLILVVSAEKKLTGSTVGMQTSVETSPLLRFRAEALVPARMAEMARCVMERDFQAFGQLTMKDSNQFHATCLDTFPPISYLNDTSRRIIHLVHRFNAHHGQAKVAYTFDAGPNAVIFTLDDTMAEFVAAVRHSFPPESNGDKCPPSRSRFLKGLPVRPALLSDELKAALGMEPTPGGIKYIIATQVGPGPQVLDDPHAHLLGPDGLPKPAA, from the exons ATGGCGTCGGAGAAGCCGCTGGTGGCCGTGACCTGCACCGCGCCGGTCAACATCGCGGTCATCAAATACT GGGGAAAGCGAGATGAGGAGCTGATCTTGCCCATCAACTCCTCTCTGAGTGTCACTTTGCACCAGGACCAG TTAAAAACCACCACGACGGCTGCCATCAGCAAGGACTTCACCGAGGACCGGATTTGGCTGAATGGCCGGGAGGAGGATGTGGGGCAGCCACGCCTGCAGGCCTGCCTGAGGGAGA TTCGCCGCCTGGCCCGGAAGCGGAGGAGCGCTGGTGACGAGGACCCGCTGCCCCTCAGCCTCAGCTACAAGGTGCACGTCGCGTCGGTGAACAACTTCCCCACGGCTGCAGGCCTGGCCTCCTCAGCAGCCGGCTATGCCTGCCTAG CCTACACCCTGGCCCAGGTCTACGGGGTCGAGGGCGACCTCTCAGAAGTGGCTCGCCGGGGCTCGGGCAGCGCCTGCCGCAGCCTGTACGGCGGCTTCGTGGAGTGGCAGATGGGGCAGCGGGCCGACGGGAAGGACAGCGTCGCCCGGCAGGTGGCCCCTGAGTCGCACTGGCCCGAACTCCGAGTCCTCATTCTCGTG GTGAGTGCCGAGAAGAAGCTGACGGGCAGCACGGTGGGCATGCAGACCAGCGTGGAGACCAGCCCCCTGCTCCGG TTCCGGGCCGAGGCGCTGGTGCCAGCGCGCATGGCGGAGATGGCCCGCTGCGTCATGGAGCGGGACTTCCAGGCCTTCGGCCAGCTGACCATGAAGGACAGCAACCAGTTCCACGCCACCTGTCTGGACACCTTCCCACCCATCTCTTACCTCAACGACACCTCCAGGCGCATCATCCACCTGGTGCACCGCTTCAATGCCCACCACGGGCAGGCCAAG GTGGCATACACGTTTGACGCGGGCCCCAACGCCGTGATCTTCACCCTGGACGATACCATGGCTGAGTTTGTGGCTGCTGTGAGGCACAGCTTCCCCCCTGAGTCGAATGGAGACAA GTGTCCTCCCTCCCGTTCCAGGTTTCTGAAGGGGCTGCCCGTGAGGCCTGCCCTGCTCTCAGACGAGCTGAAAGCTGCGCTGGGCATGGAGCCTACCCCCGGCGGCATCAAATACATCATCGCCACTCAG GTGGGGCCCGGGCCTCAAGTCCTGGACGACCCCCACGCTCACCTCCTGGGCCCCGACGGCTTACCAAAGCCAGCTGCTTGA